Proteins found in one Siniperca chuatsi isolate FFG_IHB_CAS linkage group LG22, ASM2008510v1, whole genome shotgun sequence genomic segment:
- the LOC122870209 gene encoding high affinity immunoglobulin gamma Fc receptor I-like isoform X2: protein MGQTSFLLSRLTVSPSSSQLFKGESVSLSCEEDDSSAGWTLRRNTTRETRTPCDDWGKPAGSSCKISHIDPLDSGVYWCESREGATSNTISITVTDGPVILQSPVLPVMEGHDVTLHCKTETPPSNRPAAFYKDGSLISTEPTGHMTIRHVSKSDEGLYKCHISRHGESPPSWISVSGKPTTTPPPTSTSTSSSTSTSSSSTFVSLSPPSPLSVLWSSFYVVLVVLVLLVPLVPLVLLLRRCVWRKHKAAEENDITDDIKISRHQQQPIRRSREFPAEPEVVYSSLRSTFTPVRALTSSWPITGPQSPSHLSEMTKLKLKIKINL, encoded by the exons ATGGGACAGACGTCTTTTCTGCTCT CTCGTCTGACTGTGAGTCCCAGCAGCTCTCAGCTGTTTAAAGgagagtctgtctctctgagctGTGAGGAGGACGACAGCTCTGCTGGATGGACGCTGAGGAGGAACACAACCAGAGAAACCAGGACTCCGTGTGACGACTGGGGAAAACCTGCTGGTTCTTCCTGTAAGATCAGCCACATCGACCCATTGGACAGTGGAGTTTACTGGTGTGAGTCCAGAGAGGGAGCAACCAGTAACACCATCAGCATCACTGTCACTG ATGGACCAGTGATCCTGCAGAGTCCTGTCCTCCCTGTGATGGAGGGACATGATGTCACTCTGCACTGTAAAACAGAGACCCCTCCCTCCAACCGCCCAGCTGCTTTCTATAAAGATGGCTCCCTCATCAGCACTGAGCCTACAGGTCACATGACCATCCGCCATGTTTCCAAGTCTGATGAAGGCCTCTACAAGTGTCACATCAGCCGTCACGGAGAGTCTCCACCCAGCTGGATCTCTGTCTCAG GGAAACCCACCACTACACCTCCTCCCACCTCCACCTctacttcctcctccacctctacttcctcctcctccacctttgtttctttgtcaccaccctctcctctctctgtgttgtgGTCATCTTTCTATGTTGTTCTGGTTGTGCTGGTTCTACTGGTTCCACTGGTTCCACTGGTTCTACTGTTGAGACGGTGTGTTTGGAGGAAACATAAAG CTGCTGAAGAAAATGACATCACAGATGACATCAAAATATCCCGTCACCAacaacagccaatcagacgAAGCAGAG aGTTTCCAGCAGAGCCAGAGGTCGTCTACTCGTCACTGAGGTCGACCTTCACACCAGTCCGAGCGCTGACGTCCAGCTGGCCTATAACTGGTCCCCAGAGCCCCTCACACCTCAGTGAAAtgacaaaactaaaactaaagattaaaataaatttatAA
- the LOC122870209 gene encoding high affinity immunoglobulin gamma Fc receptor I-like isoform X1, producing MGQTSFLLLLISLLCCRTEGARLTVSPSSSQLFKGESVSLSCEEDDSSAGWTLRRNTTRETRTPCDDWGKPAGSSCKISHIDPLDSGVYWCESREGATSNTISITVTDGPVILQSPVLPVMEGHDVTLHCKTETPPSNRPAAFYKDGSLISTEPTGHMTIRHVSKSDEGLYKCHISRHGESPPSWISVSGKPTTTPPPTSTSTSSSTSTSSSSTFVSLSPPSPLSVLWSSFYVVLVVLVLLVPLVPLVLLLRRCVWRKHKAAEENDITDDIKISRHQQQPIRRSREFPAEPEVVYSSLRSTFTPVRALTSSWPITGPQSPSHLSEMTKLKLKIKINL from the exons ATGGGACAGACGTCTTTTCTGCTCT TGCTGATCTCACTGCTGTGCTGCAGGACCGAAGGAG CTCGTCTGACTGTGAGTCCCAGCAGCTCTCAGCTGTTTAAAGgagagtctgtctctctgagctGTGAGGAGGACGACAGCTCTGCTGGATGGACGCTGAGGAGGAACACAACCAGAGAAACCAGGACTCCGTGTGACGACTGGGGAAAACCTGCTGGTTCTTCCTGTAAGATCAGCCACATCGACCCATTGGACAGTGGAGTTTACTGGTGTGAGTCCAGAGAGGGAGCAACCAGTAACACCATCAGCATCACTGTCACTG ATGGACCAGTGATCCTGCAGAGTCCTGTCCTCCCTGTGATGGAGGGACATGATGTCACTCTGCACTGTAAAACAGAGACCCCTCCCTCCAACCGCCCAGCTGCTTTCTATAAAGATGGCTCCCTCATCAGCACTGAGCCTACAGGTCACATGACCATCCGCCATGTTTCCAAGTCTGATGAAGGCCTCTACAAGTGTCACATCAGCCGTCACGGAGAGTCTCCACCCAGCTGGATCTCTGTCTCAG GGAAACCCACCACTACACCTCCTCCCACCTCCACCTctacttcctcctccacctctacttcctcctcctccacctttgtttctttgtcaccaccctctcctctctctgtgttgtgGTCATCTTTCTATGTTGTTCTGGTTGTGCTGGTTCTACTGGTTCCACTGGTTCCACTGGTTCTACTGTTGAGACGGTGTGTTTGGAGGAAACATAAAG CTGCTGAAGAAAATGACATCACAGATGACATCAAAATATCCCGTCACCAacaacagccaatcagacgAAGCAGAG aGTTTCCAGCAGAGCCAGAGGTCGTCTACTCGTCACTGAGGTCGACCTTCACACCAGTCCGAGCGCTGACGTCCAGCTGGCCTATAACTGGTCCCCAGAGCCCCTCACACCTCAGTGAAAtgacaaaactaaaactaaagattaaaataaatttatAA